From a single Gadus morhua chromosome 3, gadMor3.0, whole genome shotgun sequence genomic region:
- the tomm20b gene encoding mitochondrial import receptor subunit TOM20 homolog B: MMGGRSSTLAAGLCGALLVGYCIYFDRKRRSDPSFKNRLRERRRKQKVAKDRAGMSKLPDLKDAEAVQKFFLEEIQLGEELLAQGDYETGVDHLTNAIAVCGQPQQLLQVLQQTLPPPVFQMLLTKLPTISQRIVTAQSLSEDDLE; encoded by the exons ATGATGGGCGGGAGGTCCAGCACGTTAGCGGCAGGGCTCTGCGGGGCGCTTCTGGTCGGCTACTGCATCTACTTCGACCGTAAGAGACGGAGTGACCCCAGCTTCAAGAACAGGCTGCGGGAAC GGAGGAGAAAGCAGAAGGTGGCCAAGGACCGGGCTGGGATGTCCAAG CTCCCAGACCTGAAGGATGCGGAGGCCGTCCAGAAGTTTTTCCTGGAGGAGATCCAGCTTGGGGAGGAGCTACTGGCACAGG gtgactACGAGACGGGTGTGGACCACCTGACCAATGCCATCGCGGTGTGCGGTCAGCCTCAGCAGCTGCTCCAGGTGCTGCAGCAGACCCTCCCACCGCCCGTCTTCCAGATGTTACTCACCAAGCTGCCCACCATCAGCCAG CGCATCGTGACTGCTCAGAGCCTCAGCGAAGACGATCTAGAGTAA
- the map1lc3c gene encoding microtubule-associated protein 1 light chain 3 gamma, whose protein sequence is MPPYDKPQNQKPFKLRKSFATRKLEVDGIRSKFPNKIPVIIESYQREKYLPPLDKTKFLVPQELTMTQFVTIIRNRMALLPTQAFYLLINNTGLSSMSLTMAQMYRDHQDDDGFLYMTYASQEMFGSASA, encoded by the exons ATGCCGCCCTATGACAAACCCCAGAACCAGAAGCCCTTCAAACTCAGGAAAAGTTtcg CGACGAGGAAACTCGAGGTTGACGGTATCCGATCCAAGTTCCCCAACAAAATCCCG GTGATCATTGAAAGCTATCAACGCGAGAAGTACCTTCCTCCTCTGGACAAGACTAAGTTCCTCGTGCCCCAGGAGCTGACGATGACCCAATTCGTCACCATCATCAG GAACCGAATGGCCCTGCTGCCCACCCAGGCCTTCTACCTGCTCATCAACAACACGGGCCTGAGCAGCATGAGCCTCACCATGGCCCAGATGTACCGAGACCACCAGGACGACGACGGCTTCCTCTACATGACCTACGCCTCGCAGGAGATGTTCGGCTCTGCCTCTGCATGA
- the irf2bp2b gene encoding interferon regulatory factor 2-binding protein 2-B, whose product MSSASVTASRRQSCYLCDLPRMPWATIWDFTEPVCRGCVNYEGADRVEFVIDSARQLRRTRGFQEGRSAGPGKPHHPGKDPQTMSHSTAGDQPGPRPPQLSMDRHPLSDRPARLTGPECQAIMRQTNGLSTQNGWPKSDDHPPELNRQSPDPRRTGAVPLSLLTGLDGRPSPLGRPGEGKDAPRQPLVGSRTVRHLMALQAFKTEHATLQRVMASEPTATSSKLGKSPRVGKRKSSPDLNGEGGAASKMNGVEAWLPSPHPRAMPPELPPTGPSPMAALLLVADPAGLPKEEPRADSSGAGPGAVGGGAPLCCTLCRGRLEDTHFVQCPSAPAHKFCFPCSQGSIRQQQDATGEVYCPSGERCPLVGSGVPWAFMQGEIATILAAGDVKVKKEP is encoded by the exons ATGTCGTCCGCGAGCGTCACCGCCTCGCGGAGACAGTCCTGCTACCTGTGCGACCTGCCACGCATGCCGTGGGCCACCATCTGGGACTTCACCGAGCCCGTTTGCCGCGGCTGCGTAAACTACGAGGGCGCCGACCGGGTGGAGTTCGTCATCGACAGCGCCCGGCAGCTGAGGCGGACACGCGGCTTCCAGGAGGGAAGGTCCGCTGGGCCGGGGAAGCCCCACCACCCCGGGAAGGACCCCCAGACGATGAGCCATTCAACGGCCGGGGATCAACCTGGACCACGGCCGCCACAGTTGTCGATGGATCGGCACCCGCTTTCGGACCGACCGGCAAGACTGACAGGACCGGAGTGCCAAGCGATCATGAGGCAGACAAACGGACTCTCCACGCAAAACGGATGGCCAAAATCAGACGACCATCCGCCGGAGCTCAACCGACAGAGCCCCGACCCGCGGCGGACTGGCGCGGTTCCTCTCAGTCTGCTGACCGGGCTGGACGGCCGTCCCTCGCCGCTGGGTCGACCCGGGGAAGGGAAGGACGCCCCGAGGCAGCCGTTGGTCGGCAGCAGGACTGTACGCCACCTCATGGCGCTGCAAGCCTTCAAGACGGAGCACGCGACCCTCCAGCGTGTGATGGCGTCCGAGCCCACGGCCACGTCCTCCAAGttag GTAAATCTCCGCGGGTGGGGAAACGGAAGTCATCTCCGGACCTCAACGGGGAGGGGGGCGCGGCCTCCAAGATGAACGGTGTGGAAGCGTGgcttccctccccccacccccgtgcCATGCCCCCTGAGCTCCCGCCCACGGGACCCTCCCCCATGGcggccctcctcctcgtcgcaGACCCCGCCGGCCTGCCCAAGGAGGAGCCTCGAGCGGACTcgtcgggggcggggcccggggccgtcgGGGGCGGGGCTCCGCTGTGCTGCACGCTGTGTCGGGGCCGTCTGGAGGACACTCACTTTGTCCAGTGCCCGTCGGCGCCGGCCCACAAGTTCTGCTTCCCGTGCTCGCAGGGGAGCATCCGGCAGCAGCAGGACGCGACCGGGGAGGTGTACTGCCCCAGCGGGGagcgctgccccctggtgggctCTGGCGTGCCCTGGGCCTTCATGCAGGGGGAGATCGCCACCATCCTGGCCGCCGGGGACGTCAAGGTGAAGAAGGAGCCCTGA
- the strn gene encoding striatin isoform X2: MDEQAGPGVFLSSCGKVPQQDEAAVGGEAARARYNVPEILRYMQHEWARFELERARWDVERAELQTQVSLLQGERRGQQNLRRDMLRRIKMLEYTLSRERTQHQGLGPGPLQCHVRTPTYDSDEEEPPPSPPTTAHQLNWSQGRELLTQYLQEVGCTGVLQEVGSQRLRDLLGLGPPDPDHRVLPGLGPPDQVLREKHHPDMISMADIIAVLEESVSDEDEEEEQTKHTSELDSRSSTPTSTTSDLSDDPDMEGALREFDFLNRPAALGGSVEDASQWVDEGRGPGGGAWQVDQRIISQLKEEYRKERRGRKGMNRPNRSKLQDMLAHLVDPDDGVLPPSSTPPLPDLGPPGVPELEDTHPGEGLALGGSSEVLAFDQGLADLTNEALSPTYQTAPSGETLLKTWKHKVTLRGHLDALHGLTFHPVEPLLLSAAADHTLKLWNLHKTTPTKKCAALDLEPIYTFRAHSGAVLSVTMSSTGEQIFSGGVDGTIQSWNTPSLNTDPYDPYEPSVHQGALCGHSDAVWGLVYCAPHRRLLSCSADGTLRLWDASATSSPALATFNQRGELGIPSSLDVVGSEPDHMVTSFSTGHIGLFNLETQQLVLKMDSHATSDTPCRINRVLSHPTVPITITAQEDRHIQFFDNNTGKVIHSMLAHLDAVTCLAVDPNGLYLLSGSHDCSVRLWTMETRTCLQEFSAHRKKFHESIHAVAFHPTQCYIASAGADALAKVFV; this comes from the exons ATGGACGAGCAGGCTGGCCCAGGGGTGTTCCTCAGTAGCTGCGGTAAGGTGCCCCAGCAGGATGAGGCGGCGGTCGGAGGAGAGGCGGCCAGGGCCCGCTACAACGTTCCGGAGATATTACGGTACATGCAACACGAGTGGGCGCGCTTCGAGCTCGAGAGGGCGCGATGGGACGTGGAACGCGCTGAACTGCAG acccaggtctccctcctccagggagagaggagggggcagcAGAACCTGAGGAGAGACATGCTGAGGAGGATCAAGATGCTGGAATACACACTGAGCAgggagag GACCCAGCACCAGGGCCTGGGCCCCGGACCCCTGCAGTGCCATGTCAGGACCCCCACTTATGATTCAG ATGAAGAagaacctcccccctcccctcccaccaccgCCCATCAGCTGAACTGGAGTCAGGGAAGAGAGCTGCTCACCCA ATACCTGCAGGAGGTGGGCTGCACTGGGGTCCTCCAGGAGGTGGGGTCCCAGAGACTGAGAGACCTGCTGGGTCTGGGTCCTCCAGACCCGGACCACAGAGTCCTGCCGGGCCTGGGTCCTCCAGACCAGGTCCTTAGAGAGAAACACCACCCGGATATGATCAG CATGGCGGACATCATAGCGGTCCTGGAGGAGAGTGTCAGcgacgaagacgaggaggaagaacaaacaaaacacacctcAGAGCTGGACtct AGGTCTTCCACCCCGACCTccacgacctctgacctcagtgATGACCCGGACATGGAGGGGGCTCTGAGAGAGTTTGACTTCCTGAACCGACCGGCCGCGCTGGGCGGGTCTGTAGAGGACGCCAGCCAATggg TGGACGAGGGGCGTGGCCCAGGGGGCGGGGCGTGGCAGGTGGACCAGCGAATCATCAGCCAGCTGAAAGAAGAATACAGGAAAGAACGCAGGGGGAGGAAAGGAATGAACA GGCCGAACCGCTCCAAGCTGCAGGACATGCTGGCGCACCTGGTCGACCCGGATGACGGGGTGCTCCCACCCAGCTCCACCCCCCCGCTCCCTGACCTCGGACCCCCTGGGGTCCCGGAGCTGGAAGACACACACCCCGGAGAAG ggTTGGCCCTGGGTGGGTCCAGCGAGGTCCTAGCCTTTGACCAGGGGCTGGCAGATTTGACCAACGAGGCCCTTAGCCCCACCTACCAG ACGGCCCCAAGCGGAGAGACGCTGCTGAAGACCTGGAAGCACAAGGTCACCCTCAGGGGTCACCTGGACGCCCTCCACGGCCTGACCTTTCACCCCGTGGAGCCCCTGCTGCTCAGCGCTGCGGCCGACCACACCCTCAAACTCTGGAACCTCCACAAGACCACGCCCACcaagaa GTGTGCTGCCCTGGACCTGGAACCAATCTACACCTTCAGGGCCCACAG CGGAGCGGTGCTGAGTGTCACCATGAGCTCTACAGGAGAGCAGATCTTCAGCGGGGGGGTGGACGGCACCATCCAAAGCTGGAACACCCCCAGCCTCAACACGGACCCCTACGACCCATATG AGCCCTccgtccaccagggggcactgTGTGGTCACTCTGACGCCGTTTGGGGTCTGGTCTACTGTGCCCCCCACCGCCGGCTGCTGTCGTGCTCGGCTGACGGGACGCTCCGCCTGTGGGACGCCTCCGCCACCTCCAGCCCCGCCCTCGCCACCTTCAaccagaggggag aGTTGGGCATCCCTAGCTCCTTGGATGTGGTGGGCAGTGAGCCAGACCACATGGTGACCTCGTTCAGCACCGGACACATCGGACTCTTCAACCTGGAGACCCAGCAGCTGGTACTGAAGATGGATTCACACGCTACCTCAG ACACCCCCTGCAGAATCAACAGAGTGCTGAGTCACCCTACTGTACCCATCACCATCACTGCCCAGGAAGACAGACACATCCAGTTCTTTGACAATAACACAG GTAAAGTGATCCACTCCATGTTGGCTCACTTGGACGCTGTCACCTGTTTAGCTGTTGACCCCAATGGACTTTACCTGCTGTCTGGga GCCACGACTGCTCGGTCCGCCTCTGGACCATGGAGACCCGGACCTGTCTGCAGGAGTTCAGTGCGCACCGCAAGAAGTTCCACGAGTCCATCCACGCCGTGGCCTTCCACCCCACCCAGTGCTACATCGCCAGCGCCGGGGCCGACGCCCTGGCCAAGGTGTTCGTATGA
- the strn gene encoding striatin isoform X1 encodes MDEQAGPGVFLSSCGKVPQQDEAAVGGEAARARYNVPEILRYMQHEWARFELERARWDVERAELQTQVSLLQGERRGQQNLRRDMLRRIKMLEYTLSRERTQHQGLGPGPLQCHVRTPTYDSDEEEPPPSPPTTAHQLNWSQGRELLTQYLQEVGCTGVLQEVGSQRLRDLLGLGPPDPDHRVLPGLGPPDQVLREKHHPDMISMADIIAVLEESVSDEDEEEEQTKHTSELDSRSSTPTSTTSDLSDDPDMEGALREFDFLNRPAALGGSVEDASQWVDEGRGPGGGAWQVDQRIISQLKEEYRKERRGRKGMNRPNRSKLQDMLAHLVDPDDGVLPPSSTPPLPDLGPPGVPELEDTHPGEVGLALGGSSEVLAFDQGLADLTNEALSPTYQTAPSGETLLKTWKHKVTLRGHLDALHGLTFHPVEPLLLSAAADHTLKLWNLHKTTPTKKCAALDLEPIYTFRAHSGAVLSVTMSSTGEQIFSGGVDGTIQSWNTPSLNTDPYDPYEPSVHQGALCGHSDAVWGLVYCAPHRRLLSCSADGTLRLWDASATSSPALATFNQRGELGIPSSLDVVGSEPDHMVTSFSTGHIGLFNLETQQLVLKMDSHATSDTPCRINRVLSHPTVPITITAQEDRHIQFFDNNTGKVIHSMLAHLDAVTCLAVDPNGLYLLSGSHDCSVRLWTMETRTCLQEFSAHRKKFHESIHAVAFHPTQCYIASAGADALAKVFV; translated from the exons ATGGACGAGCAGGCTGGCCCAGGGGTGTTCCTCAGTAGCTGCGGTAAGGTGCCCCAGCAGGATGAGGCGGCGGTCGGAGGAGAGGCGGCCAGGGCCCGCTACAACGTTCCGGAGATATTACGGTACATGCAACACGAGTGGGCGCGCTTCGAGCTCGAGAGGGCGCGATGGGACGTGGAACGCGCTGAACTGCAG acccaggtctccctcctccagggagagaggagggggcagcAGAACCTGAGGAGAGACATGCTGAGGAGGATCAAGATGCTGGAATACACACTGAGCAgggagag GACCCAGCACCAGGGCCTGGGCCCCGGACCCCTGCAGTGCCATGTCAGGACCCCCACTTATGATTCAG ATGAAGAagaacctcccccctcccctcccaccaccgCCCATCAGCTGAACTGGAGTCAGGGAAGAGAGCTGCTCACCCA ATACCTGCAGGAGGTGGGCTGCACTGGGGTCCTCCAGGAGGTGGGGTCCCAGAGACTGAGAGACCTGCTGGGTCTGGGTCCTCCAGACCCGGACCACAGAGTCCTGCCGGGCCTGGGTCCTCCAGACCAGGTCCTTAGAGAGAAACACCACCCGGATATGATCAG CATGGCGGACATCATAGCGGTCCTGGAGGAGAGTGTCAGcgacgaagacgaggaggaagaacaaacaaaacacacctcAGAGCTGGACtct AGGTCTTCCACCCCGACCTccacgacctctgacctcagtgATGACCCGGACATGGAGGGGGCTCTGAGAGAGTTTGACTTCCTGAACCGACCGGCCGCGCTGGGCGGGTCTGTAGAGGACGCCAGCCAATggg TGGACGAGGGGCGTGGCCCAGGGGGCGGGGCGTGGCAGGTGGACCAGCGAATCATCAGCCAGCTGAAAGAAGAATACAGGAAAGAACGCAGGGGGAGGAAAGGAATGAACA GGCCGAACCGCTCCAAGCTGCAGGACATGCTGGCGCACCTGGTCGACCCGGATGACGGGGTGCTCCCACCCAGCTCCACCCCCCCGCTCCCTGACCTCGGACCCCCTGGGGTCCCGGAGCTGGAAGACACACACCCCGGAGAAG tagggTTGGCCCTGGGTGGGTCCAGCGAGGTCCTAGCCTTTGACCAGGGGCTGGCAGATTTGACCAACGAGGCCCTTAGCCCCACCTACCAG ACGGCCCCAAGCGGAGAGACGCTGCTGAAGACCTGGAAGCACAAGGTCACCCTCAGGGGTCACCTGGACGCCCTCCACGGCCTGACCTTTCACCCCGTGGAGCCCCTGCTGCTCAGCGCTGCGGCCGACCACACCCTCAAACTCTGGAACCTCCACAAGACCACGCCCACcaagaa GTGTGCTGCCCTGGACCTGGAACCAATCTACACCTTCAGGGCCCACAG CGGAGCGGTGCTGAGTGTCACCATGAGCTCTACAGGAGAGCAGATCTTCAGCGGGGGGGTGGACGGCACCATCCAAAGCTGGAACACCCCCAGCCTCAACACGGACCCCTACGACCCATATG AGCCCTccgtccaccagggggcactgTGTGGTCACTCTGACGCCGTTTGGGGTCTGGTCTACTGTGCCCCCCACCGCCGGCTGCTGTCGTGCTCGGCTGACGGGACGCTCCGCCTGTGGGACGCCTCCGCCACCTCCAGCCCCGCCCTCGCCACCTTCAaccagaggggag aGTTGGGCATCCCTAGCTCCTTGGATGTGGTGGGCAGTGAGCCAGACCACATGGTGACCTCGTTCAGCACCGGACACATCGGACTCTTCAACCTGGAGACCCAGCAGCTGGTACTGAAGATGGATTCACACGCTACCTCAG ACACCCCCTGCAGAATCAACAGAGTGCTGAGTCACCCTACTGTACCCATCACCATCACTGCCCAGGAAGACAGACACATCCAGTTCTTTGACAATAACACAG GTAAAGTGATCCACTCCATGTTGGCTCACTTGGACGCTGTCACCTGTTTAGCTGTTGACCCCAATGGACTTTACCTGCTGTCTGGga GCCACGACTGCTCGGTCCGCCTCTGGACCATGGAGACCCGGACCTGTCTGCAGGAGTTCAGTGCGCACCGCAAGAAGTTCCACGAGTCCATCCACGCCGTGGCCTTCCACCCCACCCAGTGCTACATCGCCAGCGCCGGGGCCGACGCCCTGGCCAAGGTGTTCGTATGA